The following proteins are co-located in the Vigna unguiculata cultivar IT97K-499-35 chromosome 9, ASM411807v1, whole genome shotgun sequence genome:
- the LOC114162346 gene encoding transmembrane protein 230-like gives MYVDHAFSISDEDIMMENSYTVNNKPPVKEIALAVSLLVCGLLGIIIGSLMAYNHVGGDTAHGVFFAILGVILFIPGSYYTRIAYYAYKGYKGFSFSNIPPV, from the exons ATGTACGTGGATCACGCCTTCTCGATTTCAGACGAGGATATCATGATGGAAAACTCGTACACCGTCAACAACAAACCCCCCGTCAAGGAGATCGCCCTTGCCGTCTCCCTCCTCGTCTGTGGTCTCCTCGGCATCATCATCGGTTCCCTCATGGCCTACAACCACGTGGGCGGCGACACTGCTCACG GGGTCTTCTTTGCAATACTTGGAGTAATCTTGTTCATACCGGGTTCCTACTACACGAGGATTGCGTATTATGCTTACAAGGGATACAAAGGGTTCTCTTTCTCTAACATACCCCCCGTGTAG